CGGACCAATTACCTGCTCGAGGGCCGCCTTGCTCCCTGCGAGAGTCTTCACTTCGTCGCGACGGACGAGATTGGGATCAATCTCGATCTCGATGCGATGACCCGTCTTCTCTTCGGCCATTGCGATGATATCCCGCAACAGATGTGCTTCGCCCGAGCAAATATTAAACGTACCGCCCAAGGACTCCTCGCATTCAAGAAGCCGAATGTAGCAATCCACCAGCGTACGCACGTCCGAGAAATCACGGGCCACGTCGATGTTTCCTAGGCGGATGGACGGTGCCTTGCTACGAAAATGCTCCACGATCTTGGGCAGCAAAAACTGCTGGGATTGGCCGCGCCCCGTATAGTTGAAAGGCCGGGTCACGATGATCGGCAGCCGCCCGCTATAAATCCGCGCGAGGGACTCGACCGCCTGCTTGCTGATGCCATAATCATTGGCAGGCTGCGACGGCATGTCCTCGCTCAATATGCCTTCCCGCCTATTGCCATAGACGTTTGCGCTGCTCGCCACCAATATTCGGGAGGGCATGACGTCCGCACGCGACAGGAGGTCGAGCAGGTTGCGGGTGCCGATGATGTTCGCCTGGTAAAGCTCCGTCACATCGGCATGCGCCACGAAGGATATCGCCGCGAGATGCACGACCCAGTCGGCACGACAGGTCGTAATCATCTCCTGAAGCGCAGCGACGTCGGTCAAATCGCAGGCGTGGACTTCCACACCATTCTCCAACACGCCCGCCGTCCGGGACAAGCCTATGACATGATGCCGACGCTCAAGAAGCGCCGACGACAGATAACGGCCCGTGAAACCGTCAGCACCAGTGATCAGAACCTTGGCCATTACTCAGGGCTCGTTAGGTAGGGATGCAAAAGAAGGACAGTCAAAGTGCCG
This region of Sphingobium sp. EM0848 genomic DNA includes:
- a CDS encoding GDP-mannose 4,6-dehydratase, with the protein product MAKVLITGADGFTGRYLSSALLERRHHVIGLSRTAGVLENGVEVHACDLTDVAALQEMITTCRADWVVHLAAISFVAHADVTELYQANIIGTRNLLDLLSRADVMPSRILVASSANVYGNRREGILSEDMPSQPANDYGISKQAVESLARIYSGRLPIIVTRPFNYTGRGQSQQFLLPKIVEHFRSKAPSIRLGNIDVARDFSDVRTLVDCYIRLLECEESLGGTFNICSGEAHLLRDIIAMAEEKTGHRIEIEIDPNLVRRDEVKTLAGSKAALEQVIGPVDAIPVEDTIAWMLADG